In one Pelecanus crispus isolate bPelCri1 chromosome 12, bPelCri1.pri, whole genome shotgun sequence genomic region, the following are encoded:
- the HIC1 gene encoding hypermethylated in cancer 1 protein, whose translation MRVHRDLGWLAEATGRPGRRARSGMLDAMEVPSHSRQLLLQLNTQRTKGFLCDVIIVVQNALFRAHKNILAASSAYLKSLVVHDNLLNLDHEMVSPGIFRLILDFIYTGRLAECEPGGEQSLGAVLAAASYLQIPGLVALCKKKLKRSGKYCHLRGGYAPYKLGRGLRAATPVIQACYSGTPRPVDLPPVEPAAPLNTQCGELYASAAQGAPLHPHGLCPPERHCSPPCGLDLSKKSPTGPSAQLLPTDRLLPGEPREPSLPPRHDSPPVSAGLLAGHAAAYKDSPPGGEPGGHPHAPDPFRSTPPCAEPPLPRADGRELMYRWMKHEPLGPYLDEGEAEKELEREEKAESPPAAPQPRYPSVESNDLEPDNSTSEETGSSEGPSPGDALDRYCNHLGYEPESLGDNLYVCIPCGKGFPSSEQLNAHVEAHNEEELYHKAAAEQAVPFLDKGGPGLGDILRPYRCSSCDKSYKDPATLRQHEKTHWLTRPYPCTICGKKFTQRGTMTRHMRSHLGLKPFACDACGMRFTRQYRLTEHMRIHSGEKPYECQVCGGKFAQQRNLISHMKMHAAGPDGKAKLDFPDSVYAMARLTADQLGLKQEKAAELLSHTSHFLSDPKAMESLYPLAKFTAEHLGLSQDKAAEVLAQAPHLHAEAARTIERYSPP comes from the exons ATGAGAGTTCACCGAGACCTCGGCTGGTTGGCGGAGGCCACCGGGCGCCCAG GGCGGCGGGCGAGAAGCGGGATGCTGGACGCCATGGAGGTGCCGAGCCACTCgcggcagctgctgctgcagctgaacaCGCAGCGCACCAAGGGCTTCCTGTGCGACGTGATCATCGTGGTGCAGAACGCGCTCTTCCGCGCGCACAAGAACATCCTGGCGGCCAGCAGCGCCTACCTCAAGTCGCTGGTGGTGCACGACAACCTGCTCAACCTGGACCACGAGATGGTGAGCCCCGGCATCTTCCGCCTCATCCTCGACTTCATCTACACCGGCCGCCTGGCCGAGTGCGAGCCGGGCGGCGAGCAGAGCCTGGGCGCCGTGCTGGCCGCCGCCAGCTACCTCCAGATCCCCGGCTTGGTGGCCCTTTGCAAGAAGAAGCTGAAACGCAGCGGCAAGTACTGCCACCTGCGCGGGGGCTACGCGCCCTACAAGCTGGGCCGAGGGCTGCGCGCTGCCACGCCGGTCATCCAGGCCTGCTACTCGGGGACGCCGCGGCCCGTGGACCTGCCGCCCGTGGAGCCGGCGGCGCCGCTCAACACGCAGTGCGGGGAGCTGTACGCCTCGGCCGCCCAGGGCGCCCCGCTGCACCCCCACGGGCTGTGCCCGCCCGAGCGCCACTGCTCGCCGCCCTGCGGCCTCGACCTCTCCAAAAAGAGCCCCAccggcccctccgcccagctcctgcccaccGACCGCCTGCTGCCCGGCGAGCCCCGCGAGCCCTCGCTGCCCCCACGGCACGACAGCCCCCCAGTCAGCGCCGGCCTCCTGGCCGGCCACGCCGCCGCCTACAAGGACTCCCCACCGGGCGGCGAGCCGGGGGGGCACCCCCACGCCCCCGACCCCTTCCGCAGCACGCCGCCCTGCGCcgagcccccgctgccccgtGCCGACGGGCGCGAGCTGATGTACCGCTGGATGAAGCACGAGCCCCTGGGCCCCTACCTGGACGAGGGGGAGGCGGAGAAGGAGCTGGAGCGGGAGGAGAAGGCCGAGTCGCCGCCCGCGGCGCCGCAGCCCCGCTACCCCAGCGTGGAGAGCAATGACCTGGAGCCCGATAACAGCACGAGCGAGGAGACGGGCAGCAGCGAGGGCCCCTCACCCGGCGACGCGCTGGACCGCTACTGCAACCACCTGGGCTACGAGCCGGAGAGCCTGGGCGACAACCTATACGTCTGCATCCCCTGCGGCAAGGGCTTCCCCAGCTCCGAGCAGCTCAACGCCCACGTGGAGGCCCACAACGAAGAGGAGCTCTATCACAAGGCAGCGGCCGAGCAGGCCGTGCCCTTCCTGGACAAGGGTGGCCCGGGCCTGGGTGACATCCTGCGGCCCTACCGCTGCTCCTCCTGCGACAAGTCCTACAAGGACCCGGCCACGCTGCGGCAGCACGAGAAGACGCACTGGCTGACGCGCCCCTACCCCTGCACCATCTGCGGCAAGAAGTTCACGCAACGTGGCACCATGACCCGCCACATGCGCAGCCACCTCGGCCTCAAGCCCTTTGCCTGCGACGCCTGCGGGATGCGCTTCACCCGCCAGTACCGCCTGACCGAGCACATGCGCATCCACTCGGGCGAGAAGCCCTACGAGTGCCAGGTGTGCGGCGGGAAGTTCGCCCAGCAGCGCAACCTCATCAGCCACATGAAGATGCACGCGGCCGGCCCTGACGGCAAAGCCAAGCTGGACTTCCCCGACAGCGTCTACGCCATGGCCCGCCTGACCGCCGACCAGCTGGGGCTCAAGCAGGAGAAGGCGGCCGAGCTGCTCTCCCACACCTCGCACTTCCTCAGCGACCCCAAGGCCATGGAGAGCCTCTACCCGCTGGCCAAGTTCACGGCCGAGcacctggggctgagccaggaCAAGGCGGCCGAGGTGCTGGCGCAGGCTCCGCACCTCCACGCCGAGGCCGCCCGGACCATAGAGCGATACTCGCCCCCCTAG